A genomic segment from Perca flavescens isolate YP-PL-M2 chromosome 13, PFLA_1.0, whole genome shotgun sequence encodes:
- the bckdk gene encoding branched-chain alpha-ketoacid dehydrogenase kinase, whose translation MRPGLRSIAAEMLSGATCRARPRLGSLLLDPLTKTVPLMSSPGSRRFRSTSSMQGFSEMARERSKTVTSFYNQSAIDVSAEKASVRLTLATLLYSGKSPDGHHVLSSAKYLHKELPVRISHRIKGFRSLPFIIGCNPTILQVHELYIRAYHMLSDFPSIKDQDEEAQFCKLVQQLLDDHKDVVTMLAQGFRECRRHIQDEAIIRSFLDTTLCSRLGIRMLATHHLALHEDNPDFVGMICRRLSPKKIVEKWVDFARRLCEHQYGNSPRVRINGHVAARFPFIPLPLDYILPELLKNAMRATMESHLDTPYNVPDVVVTIANNDIDFVIRISDRGGGIPHNIIDKVMDYHFSTAEESAQDPRMSNLFNNITNSGNQSNPMHGFGFGLPTSRAYAEYLGGSLSVQSMQGIGTDVYLRLRHIDGKGESFRV comes from the exons ATGCGTCCGGGACTGAGAAGTATAGCGGCGGAGATGCTGAGCGGTGCTACCTGCAGGGCCAGGCCGAGGCTGGGCAGCCTCCTGCTGGATCCCCTCACCAAAACAGTGCCGCTGATGTCAAGCCCGGGAAGCCGCAGATTTCGGTCCACGTCCTCGATGCAGGGGTTTTCAGAGATGGCAAGAGAGCGGTCGAAGACTGTCACGTCCTTTTACAACCAGTCCGCAATCGACGTTTCCGCAGAAAAG GCCTCAGTGCGACTGACCTTAGCAACCCTGCTGTATTCTGGAAAGTCTCCCGATGGACACCACGTCTTG AGCAGTGCCAAGTACCTACACAAAGAGCTGCCTGTACGAATCTCCCATCGCATCAAGGGCTTCCGCAGTTTGCCTTTCATCATTGGCTGCAACCCCACCATTCTGCAAGTG CATGAACTGTACATCAGAGCCTACCACATGCTCAGTGACTTTCCCTCG ATCAAGGATCAGGACGAGGAGGCACAGTTCTGTAAACTGGTGCAGCAGCTGCTGGACGACCACAAAGATGTGGTCACCATGCTGGCCCAGGGCTTCAGAGAGTGTCGCCGACACATCCAG GATGAGGCAATCATCCGCAGCTTCCTGGATACAACACTGTGCTCTCGTCTGGGAATCCGAATGTTGGCCACGCACCACCTCGCCCTTCACGAGGACAAT CCTGATTTTGTTGGGATGATATGCAGACGTCTCTCCCCAAAAAAGATCGTCGAGAAGTGGGTGGACTTTGCCAG GCGCCTGTGTGAGCACCAGTACGGTAACTCGCCCAGAGTGAGGATCAATGGACACGTAGCAGCTCGCTTCCCCTTCATCCCTCTGCCTCTGGATTACATCCTGCCCGAGCTCCTCAAGAATGCCATGAG GGCCACCATGGAAAGCCATCTGGACACCCCATACAATGTGCCTGATGTGGTCGTCACCATTGCCAATAACGACATTGATTTTGTCATCAG GATTTCCGACCGTGGCGGCGGCATTCCTCACAATATTATAGACAAGGTGATGGACTACCACTTTAGCACGGCTGAGGAGAGTGCACAGGATCCCCGCATGAGCAACTTGTTCAACAACATTACCAACAGTGGAAACCAGTCCAACCCTATGCATGG GTTTGGTTTTGGCTTGCCCACGTCCAGGGCCTACGCTGAGTACCTGGGCGGTTCTCTGTCCGTACAGTCTATGCAGGGCATCGGCACTGATGTCTACCTTCGTCTGCGCCACATTGACGGCAAAGGAGAGAGCTTCCGAGTGTAA